From Dioscorea cayenensis subsp. rotundata cultivar TDr96_F1 chromosome 13, TDr96_F1_v2_PseudoChromosome.rev07_lg8_w22 25.fasta, whole genome shotgun sequence, the proteins below share one genomic window:
- the LOC120274839 gene encoding putative disease resistance protein At4g10780 produces the protein MRLKTEHKDFKPIIEPQSSRAITEIPTSSIAVGNTIKLNLEKVRGFLADDNVSMVGIWGMGGVGKTTLLNEINNSLQGGDTIMGFKYVIYLVVSKEPQFEKLQKEISEKLGMQSHSKKNDIFEFLKNKDFLLLLDDMWKAVDLPEILGIPLPRHQISHNLKDGGPRYKHKVIFTTREDDVCARMKADKKIEVECLGREEAWDLFKQNADEGVISSNPTIEKLAMKVMEKCSGLPLALKVVGRAMSNKKRPEEWQHMLTSLCKDIKTTPDMEESLFHILKVSYDNLSDETLKECFLSCAQWPEDKFIKVSDLIMYWIGFGLIDDFGNIGEAFDKGYDLIGNLNAACLLGLESSRVAEDYVKLHDVIRDMALWIVSECGKKKSRWISGARVDDLRQSSKWEAVKWKETERILFEKDQLLELLSYENIDEEDQVSIAPTSPRFPNLESLFMAQGQYDGKLVEVSIPFFPYMPSLTYLHLYEINAKVLPKEIRVLVNLRYLNISYTEIHSLPPELAELKELKCFIFRQRMFTTRRVEGLSIISRLPKLQVLDLFGHTCLEADDLSLLKRRVKAIGLHVTSFKTLGLLKDFPTWNISLEGLGHSMPILRFCDLSCKHGGEGLMNLSINDCGFEELLINGSGASLKHIKLDSLSKLKQITWPKTVPSECFQRLTSVSICGCDSLRSLSWVLHLPCLRKLKIQYLAMEELIDPADMQQASSGLTTFPSLQYLRILDMPYLVSLSRCPLDFPALSVLSMFRCPNLKKLPFKPSIVNNKFKYVIVEKKWWKGLEWEDTTIPSHLTKFFHTGIFLPTF, from the coding sequence ATGCGCTTGAAGACAGAACATAAAGATTTCAAACCAATAATAGAGCCACAGTCTTCAAGAGCAATTACAGAGATCCCTACTTCATCAATTGCTGTAGGCAACACTATAAAGTTAAATCTCGAGAAAGTTCGCGGCTTCTTGGCAGATGACAATGTATCCATGGTGGGGATTTGGGGCATGGGTGGGGTCGGAAAAACAACTCTTTTGAATGAAATCAATAACTCATTACAAGGTGGCGATACTATTATGGGGTTCAAGTATGTCATCTATCTGGTGGTTTCAAAAGAACCTCAATTTGAGAAGCTTCAAAAGGAGATATCTGAAAAGCTGGGAATGCAATCTCACTCTAAGAAGAATGatatatttgagtttttgaagAATAAGGATTTTTTGCTGCTCTTAGATGATATGTGGAAGGCAGTGGACCTTCCTGAAATTCTTGGTATTCCACTTCCTCGCCATCAAATTAGCCACAATTTGAAAGATGGAGGTCCAAGGTACAAGCACAAGGTGATCTTCACAACCAGAGAAGATGATGTGTGTGCTCGTATGAAAGCtgacaagaagattgaagttgaATGTTTGGGTAGAGAAGAAGCATGGGATCTTTTCAAGCAGAATGCAGATGAAGGGGTCATTAGTTCTAATCCTACTATTGAAAAACTGGCAATGAAAGTTATGGAGAAGTGCTCGGGCTTACCACTCGCCCTTAAAGTTGTTGGTCGAGCCATGTCGAATAAGAAGAGACCTGAAGAGTGGCAACACATGTTGACATCATTATGCAAGGACATCAAAACTACACCTGACATGGAAGAATCATTGTTTCACATTTTAAAGGTCAGTTATGATAATTTGAGTGACGAAACTTTGAAAGAATGCTTCCTAAGTTGTGCTCAATGGCCTGAAGATAAGTTCATTAAAGTGTCTGATCTCATAATGTATTGGATTGGATTTGGATTGATTGACGACTTTGGAAATATTGGAGAAGCTTTTGACAAGGGATATGATCTCATTGGGAATCTAAATGCAGCATGCTTGTTGGGATTGGAGTCCTCTCGGGTCGCTGAAGATTATGTCAAATTACATGATGTGATTCGTGATATGGCACTGTGGATTGTTTCCGAATGTGGGAAGAAAAAGAGCAGATGGATTTCAGGTGCAAGGGTTGATGATTTAAGACAATCTTCAAAGTGGGAAGCGGTTAAATGGAAGGAGACAGAACGAATATTGTTCGAAAAGGACCAGCTGCTTGAATTATTAAGTTATGAAAATATTGATGAAGAAGACCAAGTTTCTATTGCACCAACTTCTCCTCGATTTCCTAATCTTGAGAGTTTATTTATGGCCCAAGGACAGTATGATGGGAAGCTCGTGGAGGTTTCTATTCCCTTTTTTCCTTATATGCCATCTCTCACCTACTTGCATCTATATGAGATAAATGCCAAGGTTCTTCCAAAAGAAATTCGAGTTTTAGTTAATCTTCGATACCTCAACATCAGCTATACAGAGATTCATTCACTTCCACCTGAACTAGCAGAACTGAAGGAATTAAAATGCTTCATTTTTAGACAACGAATGTTTACGACAAGAAGAGTAGAAGGGTTGTCAATAATATCGAGGTTGCCCAAGTTGCAAGTGCTTGATCTCTTTGGACATACTTGTTTAGAAGCAGACGATTTGAGTTTATTGAAGAGAAGAGTTAAAGCGATTGGTTTGCATGTGACCTCATTCAAGACTCTTGGACTTCTTAAAGATTTTCCAACTTGGAATATAAGTCTGGAAGGACTAGGACACAGTATGCCTATCCTCCGCTTTTGTGACTTGAGTTGCAAACATGGTGGTGAGGGTTTGATGAACTTAAGCATCAATGATTGTGGCTTTGAGGAGTTGTTGATAAATGGCAGTGGGGCCAGTCTAAAGCATATCAAGTTGGACTCGCTTTCAAAGCTCAAGCAAATCACTTGGCCAAAAACAGTTCCCAGTGAATGCTTCCAGAGGTTAACATCTGTTTCCATTTGTGGTTGTGATTCTTTGAGGAGTCTTTCATGGGTTTTGCACCTGCCATGCCTCaggaaattaaaaatacaatatttagcAATGGAGGAATTGATTGACCCTGCAGACATGCAACAAGCTTCATCAGGCCTCACCACCTTTCCTAGCCTACAATATTTGAGAATATTGGACATGCCCTACTTAGTGAGCTTAAGCAGATGTCCATTGGATTTCCCTGCTTTGTCTGTGCTTTCCATGTTCAGGTGTCCAAATCTGAAAAAACTTCCTTTCAAGCCATCCATTGTCAATAATAAATTCAAGTATGTGATCGTTGAAAAAAAATGGTGGAAGGGTTTGGAATGGGAGGACACAACAATCCCATCTCACCTCACCAAGTTTTTCCACACAGGAATCTTCCTACCAACATTTTAG